In a genomic window of Streptomyces pristinaespiralis:
- a CDS encoding Bax inhibitor-1/YccA family protein, translated as MRSSNPVFSRRGFSRDNGYAGFNAQQQPQAGGPAVGTNPYAQGAGNPYATNPYAPADTQYDAPAPVRTDAMTMDDVVTRTGMTLGTVVLGAVLAWAVLPVSPSSYGIAIGSALVAFVLAIVQSFKRTPSPALILSYAAFEGIFLGVISEMYNSRWDGAPFQAVLGTMAVTGAMLFVYKQRWIRVTARYARVGMTIAIAFIAVMAVNLLLVVFGVADDGGLRSFGPLGVIVGILAILIGCFFLTLNFKEIEDGITYGAPRQESWLAAFGLTVTLVWIYLEMLRLVAIFSGDD; from the coding sequence ATGAGGAGCAGCAACCCGGTCTTCTCGCGACGGGGGTTCAGCCGCGACAACGGCTACGCCGGCTTCAACGCGCAGCAGCAGCCGCAGGCCGGGGGCCCCGCCGTAGGAACCAACCCCTACGCACAGGGCGCCGGCAACCCTTACGCGACCAACCCCTACGCCCCGGCGGACACCCAGTACGACGCCCCGGCGCCCGTCCGTACGGACGCCATGACGATGGACGACGTCGTCACGCGCACCGGCATGACGCTGGGCACCGTGGTTCTCGGCGCGGTCCTCGCCTGGGCCGTCCTGCCGGTCTCGCCCAGCAGCTACGGCATCGCCATCGGCTCGGCCCTCGTGGCCTTCGTCCTCGCGATCGTCCAGTCCTTCAAGCGCACCCCGTCGCCCGCGCTGATCCTGAGCTACGCCGCCTTCGAGGGCATCTTCCTCGGCGTGATCAGCGAGATGTACAACAGCCGCTGGGACGGCGCGCCCTTCCAGGCGGTGCTCGGCACCATGGCCGTCACCGGCGCCATGCTGTTCGTGTACAAGCAGCGCTGGATCCGGGTCACCGCGCGGTACGCCCGCGTCGGCATGACCATCGCGATCGCCTTCATCGCCGTCATGGCGGTGAACCTGCTGCTCGTGGTCTTCGGCGTCGCCGACGACGGCGGTCTGCGCAGCTTCGGGCCGCTCGGCGTGATCGTCGGCATCCTGGCCATCCTGATCGGCTGCTTCTTCCTCACTCTGAACTTCAAGGAGATCGAGGACGGAATCACCTACGGCGCGCCGCGCCAGGAGTCCTGGCTGGCCGCCTTCGGCCTGACCGTGACACTGGTGTGGATCTACCTGGAGATGCTGCGTCTGGTGGCGATCTTCAGCGGCGACGACTAG
- a CDS encoding DUF4287 domain-containing protein translates to MSQVFSEETHRNLLSRIPECTGRDISDWLRTVDEGPSLFNFEEKVSWLRGEHNLAYGHAKAIIHEYDLRRAARKLL, encoded by the coding sequence ATGTCCCAAGTCTTCTCCGAAGAGACCCACCGAAATCTGCTCTCCCGAATCCCCGAGTGCACCGGTCGTGACATCTCCGACTGGCTCCGCACCGTCGACGAAGGGCCGTCCCTCTTCAACTTCGAGGAGAAGGTCAGCTGGCTCCGGGGCGAACACAACCTCGCGTACGGACATGCGAAAGCGATCATCCACGAGTACGACCTGAGGCGGGCCGCGCGCAAGCTGCTCTAG
- a CDS encoding ABC transporter permease yields the protein MFRTALRNVLAHKARLLMTVLAVMLGVAFVSGTLVFTDTLGNAYRNQSAKSYDNVAVAVTTYIDPSEATKDAGIDEKTLERIRGVDGVATAAGRVSGFAGVADQDGKLIGNGWSNTGANFAPGKDGKDAAYTFTDGAGPREDGEIALDKDSAAKGGYKVGDTVRVATNGPVKEYTLAGVFSTEDGAVNAGGSLVLFDTAVAQRLYLQPGYFSDVTVTAEAGASDTKILAAVKPLLPEDSEAQTGQELADEQARQIESGLSNMNTMLLAFAAIALFVGVFLIANTFTMLVAQRTRELALMRAVGASRRQVKRSVILEALVVGAVASVVGFVLGLGLATGLRSAMSTFGAKVPAGPLVVSPTAVAAALAVGVLITVLAAWLPARRAAKIPPVAAMSSVHAVATTRSLVLRNTIGGVITLLGAAAIVAGAAAGSDGRMIIGGGAFLALVGIIVLIPLLSRPVIALVRPLLHRVFGVSGKLAGQNAVRNPRRTGATASALAIGLTLVTGISVLGATMGRAVDQMTTDNIRADYMVSMAGGGALDKSALDAIEKAKGISAVSPQQASSMEIKGKWHSASAVTPGDVEKVFDLETVSGSLATLGKGQIAVDDDTARSNGWKTGDTLPAEFGQEGKKETKNLTVGAVYKGNEFLSPILVATDVVAPYEPKPYIPEVWVTMDGGASAANEQALVDALGDNPAMSIMDQQDIRNMFGGFINTALNIMYGLLAMALIIAVLGVINTLAMSVFERQQEIGMLRAIGLDRGKVKRMIRLEAVVISVFGAVVGIGLGSFLAWAIGETIRKEIPGYVLVMPWDRIAIFLLLAGVVGVLAAMWPARSAAKLNMLTAIKTE from the coding sequence ATGTTCCGTACCGCCCTGCGCAATGTGCTCGCGCACAAGGCCAGGCTGTTGATGACCGTGCTCGCCGTGATGCTCGGCGTGGCCTTCGTCTCCGGCACCCTGGTCTTCACCGACACCCTCGGCAACGCCTACCGCAACCAGTCCGCCAAGAGCTACGACAACGTCGCGGTCGCCGTGACGACCTACATCGACCCGAGCGAGGCGACGAAGGACGCCGGTATCGACGAGAAGACCCTGGAGAGGATCCGGGGCGTCGACGGTGTGGCCACCGCCGCCGGCCGGGTCTCCGGTTTCGCCGGCGTCGCCGACCAGGACGGCAAGCTCATCGGCAACGGCTGGTCCAACACCGGCGCGAACTTCGCCCCGGGCAAGGACGGCAAGGACGCCGCGTACACCTTCACCGACGGTGCGGGGCCGCGCGAGGACGGCGAGATCGCCCTCGACAAGGACTCCGCCGCCAAGGGCGGGTACAAGGTCGGCGACACCGTGCGGGTGGCCACCAACGGGCCGGTGAAGGAGTACACCCTCGCCGGTGTCTTCTCCACCGAGGACGGCGCGGTGAACGCGGGCGGCAGCCTGGTCCTCTTCGACACCGCCGTGGCGCAGCGGCTGTACCTGCAGCCCGGCTACTTCTCGGACGTCACCGTGACCGCCGAGGCCGGCGCCTCGGACACGAAGATCCTGGCGGCCGTGAAACCGCTGCTGCCCGAGGACTCCGAGGCGCAGACCGGCCAGGAGCTGGCCGACGAGCAGGCGAGGCAGATCGAGAGCGGTCTGTCGAACATGAACACGATGCTGCTCGCGTTCGCGGCCATCGCCCTGTTCGTCGGCGTCTTCCTGATCGCCAACACCTTCACCATGCTGGTCGCCCAGCGCACCAGGGAGCTGGCGCTGATGCGCGCCGTCGGCGCCTCCCGCCGGCAGGTCAAGCGCTCGGTGATCCTCGAGGCGCTGGTCGTCGGGGCCGTCGCCTCGGTGGTCGGCTTCGTGCTGGGCCTCGGCCTGGCGACGGGTCTGCGGTCGGCGATGAGCACCTTCGGCGCCAAGGTCCCCGCGGGACCGCTGGTCGTCTCGCCCACCGCGGTGGCCGCCGCCCTGGCCGTCGGTGTGCTGATCACGGTGCTGGCGGCCTGGCTGCCCGCCCGCCGGGCCGCGAAGATCCCGCCGGTGGCGGCGATGAGCAGCGTGCACGCGGTCGCGACGACCAGGTCGCTGGTGCTGCGGAACACCATCGGCGGTGTGATCACCCTGCTCGGCGCGGCCGCGATCGTCGCCGGTGCGGCGGCCGGTTCTGACGGCCGGATGATCATCGGAGGCGGCGCGTTCCTGGCGCTGGTCGGCATCATCGTCCTGATCCCGCTGCTGTCCCGCCCGGTGATCGCGCTGGTGCGGCCGCTGCTGCACCGCGTCTTCGGGGTGTCGGGCAAGCTCGCCGGGCAGAACGCGGTGCGCAACCCGCGCCGTACGGGTGCCACCGCCTCCGCGCTGGCGATCGGCCTCACCCTGGTCACCGGGATCTCGGTGCTCGGCGCCACGATGGGCCGCGCCGTCGACCAGATGACCACGGACAACATCAGGGCCGACTACATGGTCTCGATGGCGGGCGGCGGCGCGCTGGACAAGTCGGCGCTCGACGCGATCGAGAAGGCGAAGGGCATCAGCGCCGTCTCCCCGCAGCAGGCGTCCTCGATGGAGATCAAGGGCAAGTGGCACTCGGCGTCCGCGGTCACCCCGGGCGACGTGGAGAAGGTCTTCGACCTGGAGACGGTCTCCGGCTCGCTGGCCACGCTCGGCAAGGGGCAGATCGCGGTCGACGACGACACCGCCAGGTCGAACGGCTGGAAGACCGGTGACACCCTGCCTGCCGAGTTCGGCCAGGAGGGCAAGAAGGAGACCAAGAACCTGACGGTCGGCGCCGTCTACAAGGGCAACGAGTTCCTGTCCCCGATCCTGGTCGCCACCGACGTCGTCGCCCCCTACGAGCCGAAGCCGTACATCCCCGAGGTCTGGGTGACGATGGACGGCGGCGCGAGCGCGGCGAACGAGCAGGCGCTGGTCGACGCGCTGGGAGACAACCCGGCGATGAGCATCATGGACCAGCAGGACATCCGGAACATGTTCGGCGGGTTCATCAACACGGCGCTGAACATCATGTACGGGCTGCTGGCGATGGCCCTGATCATCGCGGTGCTCGGCGTCATCAACACCCTGGCGATGTCCGTCTTCGAGCGTCAGCAGGAGATCGGCATGCTGCGGGCGATCGGCCTCGACCGCGGCAAGGTGAAGCGGATGATCCGGCTGGAGGCCGTGGTGATCTCGGTCTTCGGCGCGGTGGTCGGCATCGGTCTCGGCTCGTTCCTCGCCTGGGCCATCGGCGAGACGATCCGCAAGGAGATCCCCGGCTATGTGCTGGTCATGCCGTGGGACCGGATCGCGATCTTCCTGCTGCTGGCGGGTGTGGTCGGTGTGCTGGCCGCGATGTGGCCGGCCCGGAGCGCGGCGAAGCTGAACATGCTGACCGCGATCAAGACGGAGTAG
- a CDS encoding SGNH/GDSL hydrolase family protein, with product MARRIAAGAAYGGGSIGLLGAAAVGLVLAEVQLAKRTVGGGRAPIPPRGDGLYGLAFGRENPLHLGVIGDSTAAGQGVRRAGQTPGALLASGLAAVAERPVEVRNIALPGARSDDLERQVTQLLADRSRTPDVCVIMIGANDVTHRMPPTESVRYLAAAVRRLRTAGAEVVVGTCPDLGTIEPVYQPLRWMARRVSRQLAAAQTIVVVEQGGRTVSLGDLLGPEFAANPREMFGVDSYHPSAEGYATAAMAMLPTLCAVLGLWPETDVLDADRDEDMLPVARAAATAASEAGTEVTGARAPWALLKHRRRRRLPPAAETVSPATTHAEPARGHAGPTS from the coding sequence GTGGCGCGGCGCATCGCGGCCGGCGCGGCATACGGCGGGGGCAGCATCGGGCTGCTCGGGGCGGCGGCGGTGGGCCTGGTGCTGGCCGAGGTCCAGCTGGCCAAACGCACGGTCGGCGGGGGCCGGGCACCCATCCCTCCGCGCGGCGACGGTCTCTACGGGCTGGCCTTCGGCCGGGAGAACCCGCTGCATCTCGGCGTCATCGGCGACTCGACCGCGGCCGGCCAGGGTGTGCGCAGGGCGGGCCAGACTCCCGGGGCGCTGCTGGCGTCCGGACTGGCGGCGGTGGCGGAACGGCCGGTGGAGGTCCGCAACATCGCGCTGCCCGGGGCGCGGTCCGACGACCTCGAGCGGCAGGTGACGCAGCTGCTCGCGGACCGGTCACGGACCCCGGACGTCTGCGTGATCATGATCGGCGCGAACGACGTCACGCACCGGATGCCGCCGACGGAGTCCGTCCGCTACCTGGCCGCTGCCGTACGCAGACTGCGGACGGCCGGCGCGGAGGTCGTCGTCGGCACGTGTCCCGACCTCGGGACGATCGAGCCGGTCTACCAGCCGCTGCGCTGGATGGCCCGCCGCGTGAGCCGTCAGCTGGCCGCCGCCCAGACGATCGTGGTCGTCGAGCAGGGCGGGCGGACGGTCTCGCTGGGCGACCTGCTCGGCCCCGAGTTCGCGGCGAACCCGCGGGAGATGTTCGGGGTGGACAGCTACCACCCGTCGGCGGAGGGCTACGCGACGGCGGCCATGGCGATGCTGCCGACGCTGTGCGCGGTGCTCGGCCTGTGGCCGGAGACCGACGTGCTGGACGCCGACCGGGACGAGGACATGCTGCCGGTGGCCCGGGCGGCCGCGACGGCCGCGTCCGAGGCGGGCACGGAGGTCACGGGCGCCCGCGCGCCCTGGGCCCTGCTCAAGCACCGCCGTCGCAGGCGCCTGCCTCCCGCCGCGGAGACGGTGTCCCCCGCCACCACCCACGCGGAGCCGGCGAGGGGCCACGCGGGCCCCACGTCCTGA
- a CDS encoding acetyl-CoA C-acetyltransferase translates to MPEAVIVSAARSPIGRAFKGSLKDVRPDDLTAEIIKAALAKVPELDPRDIDDLMLGCGLPGGEQGNNLGRIVAVQMGMDHLPGCTVTRYCSSSLQTSRMALHAIKAGEGDVFISAGVEMVSRFVKGNSDSLPDTHNPFFAEAEARTAAVAETEGSTWHDPREDGLVPDAYIAMGQTAENLARLKGITRQDMDEFGVRSQNLAEEAIKNGFWEREITPVTTPDGTVVSKDDGPRAGVTLEGVQGLKPVFRPDGLVTAANCCPLNDGAAALVIMSDTKARELGLTPLARIVSTGVSGLSPEIMGLGPVEASKQALQRAGLTTSDIDLVEINEAFAAQVIPSYRDLGFDLDKVNVNGGAIAVGHPFGMTGARITGTLINSLQFHDKQFGLETMCVGGGQGMAMVIERLS, encoded by the coding sequence ATGCCCGAAGCCGTGATCGTCTCTGCTGCCCGTTCCCCGATCGGCCGGGCCTTCAAGGGCTCGCTCAAGGACGTCCGCCCGGACGACCTGACCGCCGAGATCATCAAGGCCGCGCTCGCCAAGGTGCCCGAGCTCGACCCGCGCGACATCGACGACCTGATGCTCGGCTGCGGCCTGCCCGGCGGCGAGCAGGGCAACAACCTGGGCCGCATCGTGGCCGTGCAGATGGGGATGGACCACCTCCCCGGCTGCACCGTCACCCGTTACTGCTCCTCCTCGCTCCAGACCTCCCGGATGGCGCTGCACGCCATCAAGGCCGGCGAGGGCGACGTCTTCATCTCGGCGGGTGTCGAGATGGTGTCCCGCTTCGTGAAGGGCAACTCCGACAGCCTGCCGGACACGCACAACCCGTTCTTCGCCGAGGCCGAGGCCCGCACGGCCGCCGTCGCGGAGACCGAGGGCTCCACGTGGCACGACCCGCGCGAGGACGGCCTCGTACCGGACGCGTACATCGCGATGGGGCAGACCGCCGAGAACCTGGCCCGCCTCAAGGGCATCACCCGCCAGGACATGGACGAGTTCGGTGTCCGCTCGCAGAACCTCGCCGAGGAAGCCATCAAGAACGGCTTCTGGGAGCGCGAGATCACCCCGGTGACGACCCCCGACGGCACGGTCGTCAGCAAGGACGACGGCCCCCGCGCCGGCGTAACGCTGGAGGGCGTCCAGGGCCTCAAGCCCGTCTTCCGCCCCGACGGCCTGGTCACCGCGGCCAACTGCTGCCCGCTCAACGACGGCGCCGCCGCGCTCGTCATCATGAGCGACACCAAGGCCCGCGAGCTCGGCCTCACGCCGCTCGCCCGGATCGTCTCCACCGGCGTCTCCGGCCTGTCCCCCGAGATCATGGGCCTCGGCCCGGTCGAGGCGTCCAAGCAGGCCCTGCAGCGCGCCGGCCTGACCACCTCGGACATCGACCTGGTCGAGATCAACGAGGCGTTCGCCGCGCAGGTCATCCCCTCGTACCGCGACCTGGGCTTCGACCTGGACAAGGTCAACGTCAACGGCGGCGCGATCGCGGTCGGCCACCCCTTCGGCATGACCGGCGCGCGGATCACGGGCACGCTGATCAACAGCCTCCAGTTCCACGACAAGCAGTTCGGCCTCGAGACGATGTGCGTGGGCGGCGGCCAGGGCATGGCGATGGTCATCGAGCGGCTGAGCTGA
- a CDS encoding ABC transporter ATP-binding protein, with protein sequence MTTTPIAHRATAVAARATDLSKVYGQGETQVVALNHVSVDFRQAEFTAIMGPSGSGKSTLMHCVAGLDSFSSGSVRIGEIELGSLKDKQLTQLRRDKIGFIFQAFNLLPTLTALENITLPMDIAGRKPDREWLERVIDMVGLRDRLGHRPTQLSGGQQQRVAVARALASRPEIIFGDEPTGNLDSRSGAEVLGFLRNSVRELGQTVVMVTHDPVAASYADRVIFLADGAIVDEMLSPTADGVLDRMKAFDAKGRTS encoded by the coding sequence GTGACCACCACCCCCATCGCTCACCGCGCCACCGCAGTGGCCGCCCGCGCCACGGACCTGTCCAAGGTGTACGGACAGGGCGAGACCCAGGTGGTCGCGCTGAACCATGTGAGCGTCGACTTCCGGCAGGCCGAGTTCACCGCGATCATGGGCCCGTCCGGCTCCGGCAAGTCGACGCTGATGCACTGCGTCGCCGGTCTGGACTCCTTCAGCTCGGGTTCCGTGCGCATCGGTGAGATTGAGCTCGGCAGCCTGAAGGACAAGCAGCTGACGCAGCTGCGCCGCGACAAGATCGGCTTCATCTTCCAGGCCTTCAACCTGCTGCCGACGCTGACCGCGCTGGAGAACATCACGCTGCCGATGGACATCGCGGGCCGCAAGCCCGACCGGGAGTGGCTGGAGCGGGTCATTGACATGGTGGGCCTGCGCGACCGGCTCGGCCACCGGCCGACCCAGCTCTCGGGCGGCCAGCAGCAGCGCGTGGCCGTCGCCCGTGCCCTCGCCTCCCGGCCGGAGATCATCTTCGGTGACGAGCCGACCGGAAACCTCGACTCGCGTTCCGGCGCGGAGGTCCTCGGCTTCCTGCGCAACTCGGTGCGCGAGCTCGGCCAGACCGTGGTCATGGTGACCCACGACCCGGTGGCCGCCTCCTACGCCGACCGGGTGATCTTCCTGGCGGACGGCGCGATCGTCGACGAGATGCTGAGCCCCACCGCCGACGGCGTCCTCGACCGGATGAAGGCCTTCGACGCCAAGGGCCGCACGAGCTGA